A window of the Fusarium poae strain DAOMC 252244 chromosome 3, whole genome shotgun sequence genome harbors these coding sequences:
- a CDS encoding hypothetical protein (SECRETED:SignalP(1-28)) translates to MKSTSAFILQMSVVSASIFDTILPTTQGTITSDPWRCYTHTFESFFDVPKPTGALFDALVDHGDEMQKGCKSTLTDAMGMRVCTFPPHSELCDFTKFAPSSLLTEYSSYGSIASSWWAEHSSEAVEYAEYCPNRWFRAMTSLPHGAVWLNDTIAFAGCHAAAHASGEPKTNLETTATAEPSVAQTGATATASNTGNLDGVAGATATASDTGSLNGIAGKRDDMDI, encoded by the exons ATGAAGTCCACATCAGCTTTCATTCTTCAAATGAGCGTTGTCTCGGCTTCCATCTTTGATACAATCCTACCTACGACTCAGGGAACTATCACCAGTGACCCCTGGCGATGTTATACTCACACATTCGAGTCATTTTTTGACGTACCTAAACCGACAGGAGCACTTTTCGACGCCTTGGTTGACCACGGTGATGAGATGCAGAAGGGTTGCAAGTCGACTTTGACTGATGCTATGGGAATGCGGGTCTGCACATTCCCCCCTCACTCTGAGTTGTGTGACTTCACGAAATTCGCACCTTCTAGCCTTTTGACTGAGTACTCGTCTTACGGCAGTATTGCTTCGTCATGGTGGGCGGAACACAGCTCTGAGGCTGTGGAGTACGCTGAGTACTGCCCCAACCGATGGTTCAGAGCCATGACTTCCTTGCCTCATGGTGCTGTCTGGCTAAACGACACCATCGCCTTTGCGGGCTGCCATGCCGCGGCACATGCTTCCGGGGAGCCGAAGACCAATTTGGAGACCACTGCAACTGCTGAACCAAGCGTTGCTCAAACTGGTGCCACGGCTACTGCTTCCAACACTGGAAACTTGGACGGTGTTGCTGGTGCCACGGCTACTGCTTCCGACACTGGAAGCTTGAACGGTATTGCTGGAAAGCGAGATGATATGG ATATTTAG
- a CDS encoding hypothetical protein (TransMembrane:7 (o36-57i69-90o110-137i149-175o195-218i230-250o270-291i)), with protein sequence MSFPVVNGVEVAVPPPTGYRVDFDNPETDESMVRNAYWIFGLEFAFATAFLGQRLYTNGVILRKFMIDDYLILFAWILSIAAQSCLLDAYRRNLLGVHAWEMPVDSNTQSALLVMCTTLTYIPTTILSKLTLCFFYYRLSPSLWYQYSVVFTGFICTTSLVGIWFSVLFACKPIAAGWDVRLSVGAECINRPPIYITQAAFGCVTDLMLLLLPIPTVIGLQMSTRQKFGVLGLFAIGSITLVTSIVRLVLLLPSLSNPDQSWSLAEGCLWVIIEANLLIMCGSLPTLRVFLKHVAPRVLGDKSQNKPSQEDSASFGLHTFGGSNGPRRKFDTLVELEHDMHFNRSSLRPEGMGKTNVKVFSGQSNESLMNQAQTGDDKSEDGILQTRTTTVQYEYS encoded by the exons ATGTCGTTCCCAGTCGTCAATGGTGTCGAGGTAGCAGTTCCACCACCTACCGGGTACAGGGTCGATTTTGATAACCCCGAGACGGATGAGTCGATGGTCAGGAATGCGTATTGGATATTTGGATTGGAGTTTGCGTTTGCGACGGCGTTTTTGGGACAGCGCCTGTATACTAATGGTGTAATCTTGCGCAAATTCATGATTGATGATT ATTTGATCCTTTTTGCATGG ATCCTTTCTATTGCCGCGCAATCATGCCTTCTCGATGCGTATCGACGGAACTTACTTGGTGTCCATGCCTGGGAGATGCCTGTTGATAGCAACACTCAATCTGCTTTA CTTGTGATGTGTACAACACTCACTTATATCCCAACGACGATCCTCTCGAAACTGACGCTTTGCTTCTTCTACTATCGCCTGTCGCCATCCTTGTGGTATCAATACTCGGTCGTTTTTACAGGATTTATCTGTACAACTAGTCTGGTTGGCATTTGGTTCAGCGTTCTCTTTGCGTGCAAACCAATCGCGGCAGGTTGGGACGTGAGACTCTCTGTCGGTGCTGAATGCATCAATCGTCCTCCCATTTACATAACACAAGCCGCCTTTGGCTGCGTCACAGACTTGATGCTTCTGCTGTTGCCTATTCCAACTGTCATCGGGCTGCAAATGTCTACAAGACAAAAGTTCGGAGTGCTTGGTTTATTTGCTATTGGCTCAATCACTCTTGTCACATCGATCGTTCGATTAGTGTTGCTGCTGCCAAGCTTGTCCAACCCAGATCAGAGTTGGTCTTTGGCAGAAGGTTGCCTGTGGGT CATCATTGAAGCCAATCTGTTGATCATGTGCGGCTCTCTCCCTACTCTCCGGGTTTTTCTCAAGCATGTCGCTCCTCGGGTTCTCGGTGATAAAAGCCAAAAcaaaccaagtcaagaagATAGTGCAAGTTTTGGGTTGCACACGTTTGGCGGTTCGAACGGACCCCGACGCAAGTTTGACACACTTGTGGAACTAGAACATGATATGCATTTTAACAGAAGCAGCTTAAGGCCTGAAGGTATGGGCAAGACGAATGTGAAAGTCTTTAGTGGGCAGTCAAATGAGTCACTGATGAATCAAGCTCAGACTGGGGATGATAAGAGTGAAGATGGGATATTGCAGACACGCACGACGACTGTTCAATATGAGTACTCATAG
- a CDS encoding hypothetical protein (SECRETED:SignalP(1-21)~CAZy:GH18), translating to MLLPSRSFWTLMVLGASVVRSAIKTDGSSSVDPVYEDDPSPIGDIDTYYPDQHDCPLPCADFSNPHSWIPYLSPGRLERCKEPMLLQLSVSQPVDNPDSTIVIRSCTYGSNSTGLRATSQTRLENPKKSSKLYQGGSLKTAAACAIDGEPSDVQLRSVESGDKTESSRTLKLLEGLERFFEVQDNCDENFLFSYHQKTIVGIFIGTGLGKPTAKSAIAAVQKKIRSTGASSERMTVEFCNGRSRPEQVFGISINKDGKLHKVQKQLLEWSQGNCANGASLLAKRISGVKLFDIVGMEGFEDITDDSATPISTPTPTPKSISARLLGNVLSKRATCKHIQVESGDSCAALAARCNIRGADFLKYNPQKNLCATLQEGDYVCCSSGDPYKPEPPKPGADGTCATHLIKDRDNCAALAKKAGVTVADLEKFNKGKTWAWTDCKDLLVGYNMCLGPGNPPMPPPQEGAECGPLVPGTKAPTNKSISIADLNPCPLKACCSNWGFCGVFPAHCADHAPEGGGPGSKKKGFQTTCVSNCGNKIKQNSGPPSEFQRIGYYEAYGLDRDCLWLKAKDANTDGSYTHIHWAFASIDPTTWKPVIKEGKSQWADFKKLKAKRIVSLGGWADSTAPGKYNIMRSAIINNRETFATNLAKFADEEGIDGIDIDWEYPGAPDIEVDGKPIGQKQDGLNYLRFLTVLRRKMDSNKLVSIAAPASYWYLKAFPIDKIAEVVDYIVYMTYDLHGQWDYGNPNAYDQCDSGKCIRSHVNLTETNNALSMITKAGVPNNKVFVGEASYGRSFHMAQDGCWKPDCEFTGSRIESDATPGRCTKTGGYLAFAEIMEILRKGVDGLKIFHDSVSESDIMLYRGDYISYMTPKTKDSRRATWKGLNFGGSIDWAVDLQKFTDADFDAPVKRPDSGEGCILGRDETDNTGFLCSFTCSYGFCPESLCTCTDFGPLKKLPGEDKSKNARAFDEEDADMNRLCRFACKYGFCPNDTCTTETERKNDDEDEEDEDEEPSWDDQPNSYNYTDVRWQNAHKCFIYQDVTQGDDSLLPCKNICQPLLDEAEKEGRTSNYGCVGLFPLDEEIPWRKAPYSSDMVAPGECNCDNFLVNYFADTVIDALPVIAQIGCYILMSSLKFVLDVGTSFIPGPGKALDAGLDMAATAAQTLAYIYPEDEKPEDAFAWWFSGCGGTDLVPDEIKQIFDILNSVPTGRTSFKIPKNFKKGSGKKGDEGNPRAATKPPKQSKPKKNKGGGITKPKRCSVRPNRATVRLGGGKNTLRIMSCDRNSDTQVRDLIVTSLTYSANAQPLPVTRTCEARWDQACYHYSSAIKNNPSWSTITCPPEAATPTYRLNGHATNVYKKEHHQDWKEASVRKYQKGCQMDEYPPAYLMSRRDPFWLYGGKDRRGQRIRYLPASDNGGAAEMWKGVCFRDALMTLTDAELWDLIKRGKNKQSTYPAPNKEVMMLEIDINVRPEFSLAYEHENNPKPDAGLASNPCLPDSLLVGDPGFALLSLDEWYDKNPAGPNGPGPKWDYSQPYVKGSNGD from the exons ATGCTGTTGCCCTCAAGGTCGTTTTGGACCTTGATGGTCTTAGGGGCGAGTGTTGTGCGGTCTGCTATTAAGACTGACGGCTCCAGCTCCGTCGATCCTGTGTATGAGGATGATCCGTCTCCAATTGGCGATATTGATACCTATTATCCTGATCAACATGACTGCCCTCTTCCCTGTGCCGACTTTTCGAACCCTCATAGTTGGATTCCATACCTATCTCCTGGAAGACTTGAAAGATGCAAGGAGCCTATGCTTCTCCAACTTTCGGTCTCACAACCTGTGGACAACCCAGACTCAACTATTGTCATCCGCAGTTGTACTTACGGGTCAAACTCAACAGGTCTTAGAGCAACGTCTCAGACCCGCCTAGAGAACCCTAAAAAGTCATCAAAGCTGTATCAGGGTGGTTCTCTGAAGACTGCTGCGGCCTGTGCTATCGATGGAGAACCCTCTGATGTCCAACTTCGCTCAGTTGAAAGTGGAGACAAGACCGAGAGTTCTCGGACTCTCAAACTTCTTGAAGGTCTGGAAAGGTTCTTCGAAGTGCAAGACAATTGCGACGAgaatttccttttttcctACCATCAGAAGACAATCGTTGGTATCTTCATAGGTACAGGTCTTGGAAAGCCGACTGCGAAGTCAGCTATCGCGGCAGTACAAAAGAAGATTCGTTCTACTGGAGCATCCTCTGAGCGCATGACTGTCGAGTTTTGTAATGGCAGAAGCAGGCCTGAACAGGTTTTTGGTATCTCCATAAACAAAGACGGGAAACTGCACAAAGTCCAAAAACAACTTTTGGAATGGAGCCAAGGAAACTGTGCAAATGGGGCGTCATTATTGGCCAAGCGCATCTCAGGTGTCAAGTTGTTTGACATTGTTGGTATGGAAGGGTTTGAGGACATTACAGATGACTCTGCAACTCCCATATCTACTCCAACCCCCACACCGAAGAGCATTAGCGCTCGATTGTTGGGCAATGTCCTGAGCAAAAGAGCTACATGCAAACACATACAAGTTGAGTCGGGCGATAGCTGCGCTGCGCTTGCTGCTCGATGCAACATTCGTGGTGCAGACTTTCTGAAATACAATCCTCAGAAAAACCTGTGCGCAACCTTGCAAGAGGGCGACTACGTCTGTTGCTCTTCTGGTGATCCATACAAACCAGAGCCTCCCAAGCCCGGCGCAGATGGGACATGCGCAACCCATCTTATCAAGGATCGTGATAATTGTGCAGCTTTGGCGAAAAAGGCTGGAGTCACAGTTGCAGACCTTGAAAAGTTCAACAAGGGCAAGACATGGGCTTGGACTGATTGCAAAGATTTACTTGTTGGCTACAACATGTGTCTTGGCCCGGGAAATCCTCCAATGCCTCCACCACAAGAGGGCGCAGAGTGTGGACCTTTGGTACCTGGTACGAAGGCTCCAACGAACAAGTCCATCTCGATTGCAGATCTGAATCCTTGCCCGTTGAAAGCTTGTTGCAGCAATTGGGGCTTCTGCGGTGTCTTCCCCGCCCATTGTGCAGACCATGCACCTGAAGGTGGTGGTCCTGGCTCGAAAAAGAAGGGCTTTCAGACAACGTGTGTCTCGAATTGTGGcaacaagatcaagcagAATTCTGGTCCTCCATCGGAATTTCAGCGAATTGGCTATTATGAGGCGTACGGTTTGGATCGCGATTGCCTCTGGCTGAAAGCGAAGGATGCCAATACAGATGGTTCATATACTCACATCCACTGGGCGTTTGCGTCAATTGATCCTACTACCTGGAAGCCAGTGATCAAGGAAGGCAAAAGTCAGTGGGCGGATTTTAAGAAGCTCAAAGCGAAGCGAATTGTCTCTTTAG GTGGATGGGCTGACTCAACCGCCCCTGGTAAGTACAACATCATGCGTTCGGCTATCATCAACAACCGAGAGACTTTCGCAACGAATCTTGCCAAGTTTGCAGACGAAGAGGGGATTGACGGCATTGATATTGATTGGGAATACCCTGGC GCTCCAGACATCGAGGTTGATGGCAAACCCATTGGGCAGAAGCAAGATGGTCTCAACTACCTGCGATTTCTTACTGTTCTGCGCAGAAAAATGGACTCGAACAAGCTAGTTTCCATTGCTGCCCCGGCATCGTACTGGTATCTGAAAGCGTTTCCCATTGACAAAATCGCGGAAGTCGTGGATTATATTGTCTACATGACTTACGATCTACACGGACAGTGGGATTATGGTAACCCAAATGCTTATGATCAATGCGATTCTGGGAAGTGTATAAGAAGCCACG TTAATCTGACTGAGACAAATAACGCATTATCTATGA TCACCAAGGCCGGCGTCCCAAACAACAAGGTATTTGTTGGTGAAGCTAGCTACGGAAGATCCTTTCACATGGCGCAAGATGGTTGCTGGAAGCCTGACTGCGAGTTCACGGGCTCTAGGATTGAGTCCGATGCAACTCCTGGCAGATGTACCAAGACCGGAGGGTATCTGGCTTTTGCCGAGATCATGGAAATCCTCAGAAAGGGTGTCGATGGATTGAAGATATTCCACGACAGCGTTTCAGAATCAGACATAATGCTCTACAGAG GCGACTACATTAGCTACATGACACCGAAGACCAAAGACTCAAGACGCGCAACGTGGAAAGGGTTGAACTTTGGTGGTAGCATTGACTGGGCTGTGGACTTGCAGAAGTTCACCGATGCCGACTTTGATGCCCCTGTCAAAAGGCCAGACTCTGGCGAAGGCTGTATCTTGGGTCGTGACGAAACCGACAATACCGGGTTTTTGTGCTCGTTCACCTGCAGCTATGGATTCTGCCCTGAATCTCTTTGCACTTGTACCGACTTTGGACCTTTAAAAAAGTTGCCAGGGGAAGACAAAAGCAAGAATGCTCGAGCGTTTGATGAGGAAGACGCTGACATGAATCGCCTATGTCGCTTTGCCTGCAAGTACGGCTTTTGTCCCAACGACACGTGTACCACTGAGACGGAGCGCAAGaacgacgatgaggatgaagaggacgaggatgaagagccCTCGTGGGACGATCAACCTAACTCATACAACTATACCGATGTTAGGTGGCAGAATGCGCACAAGTGTTTCATCTACCAAGATGTGACCCAAGGCGACGACAGCTTACTTCCATGCAAGAATATTTGCCAGCCACTACTAGATGAGGCTGAGAAAGAAGGTCGAACGTCGAATTACGGGTGTGTAGGTTTGTTCCCTCTTGACGAAGAGATCCCATGGAGAAAAGCTCCTTATTCATCCGATATGGTCGCTCCAGGAGAATGCAACTGCGACAACTTCCTTGTCAATTACTTTGCGGATACCGTCATTGATGCTCTGCCCGTTATTGCTCAGATCGGATGTTATATCCTTATGTCGTCGTTGAAGTttgttcttgatgtcggAACGTCCTTCATTCCTGGCCCTGGCAAGGCGCTTGATGCAGGTCTAG ATATGGCGGCGACAGCAGCTCAAACTCTTGCGTACATCTACCCTGAGGACGAGAAACCGGAGGATGCTTTTGCATGGTGGTTCAGCGGCTGCGGTGGAACAGACCTTGTCCCCGACGAGATCAAGCAGATTTTTGATATCTTGAATAGTGTACCGACGGGTCGTACAAGCTTCAAGATACCGAAGAACTTCAAGAAAGGTAGCGGTAAGAAGGGCGATGAAGGTAATCCAAGAGCCGCTACCAAGCCACCGAAGCAGTCGAAGCctaagaagaacaagggcgGCGGCATTACCAAGCCTAAGCGCTGCAGCGTGAGGCCTAACAGGGCAACGGTGAGACTCGGCGGTGGCAAGAACACATTGCGGATTATGAGCTGCGATAGAAACTCCGACACCCAGGTCAGAGACTTGATCGTCACGTCATTGACGTACTCGGCAAATGCCCAACCACTCCCCGTGACACGCACATGCGAGGCAAGATGGGACCAAGCCTGCTATCACTACAGCTCTGCCATCAAGAACAACCCATCATGGTCAACTATTACATGCCCACCAGAAGCCGCAACGCCAACATATCGCCTGAATGGCCATGCAACTAATGTCTACAAGAAGGAACATCACCAAGACTGGAAAGAGGCTTCTGTGCGGAAGTACCAAAAAGGCTGTCAGATGGACGAGTACCCTCCAGCATACCTGATGTCGAGGCGCGATCCATTTTGGCTGTATGGTGGAAAAGACAGACGAGGCCAGCGGATCAGGTACTTGCCAGCAAGTGACAATGGAGGGGCTGCAGAAATGTGGAAAGGTGTTTGCTTCAGGGACGCACTGATGACGCTAACCGACGCTGAGTTGTGGGACCTTATCAAGCGTGGCAAGAACAAACAGTCAACCTACCCAGCACCGAACAAAGAAGTCATGATGCTGGAAATTGACATTAATGTGCGGCCTGAGTTCTCGCTGGCTTATGAGCATGAGAACAACCCAAAGCCAGATGCTGGGTTGGCCTCTAATCCATGTTTGCCCGACTCACTACTTGTGGGTGACCCCGGTTTTGCGCTTTTGTCACTGGACGAATGGTATGACAAAAACCCAGCAGGGCCAAATGGGCCGGGACCAAAGTGGGACTACTCACAGCCTTACGTAAAGGGGTCGAACGGAGACTGA
- a CDS encoding hypothetical protein (SECRETED:SignalP(1-19)) — translation MIRLIQLVTFAGLLQESLSGVIDRHTRRDSFPKFPHDERTTTDCTWWFDMNEPISCNQLLEDNVITIDQFRRWNPTITAECGGMAVGNSYCVEAWFESIPQPQPGTSAKPTATKPTQGTPVKPTNGVKTPEPLQPDVVSNCKTFHFVQKGETCSSIAVKNKISLSKFLEWNSEAQSDCSGLWSDAWACVMTLDYKENNNTPTPSPTTPSNGINTPQPTQLILADNCNKFYFVKSGESCAYLASKYSITKSEFLKWNPSVESDCGGLWAEAWACVSVIGHQKPSTTAKPTATAKPSATNNVPTPVQAGIAEGCNKYHLVQKTTTCDSIEKHYTLPFATFFKWNPSVGNNCQSLLAGYYVCVSVTGWTPTPTTGNNGVETPLPIQNGMTSSCNKFHLISKTTTCSSIESYYKIDMTDFMKWNTAINRSCTNLLAGYNVCIGVIGQKPKPSPTTPAGVQTPSPVQTNMVKGCKKFHLIKPTTTCASIQNYYKISWANLYKWNPAIGSACTLLWEKYWVCVAA, via the exons ATGATACGCCTCATCCAGCTCGTAACATTTGCTGGGCTCTTGCAAGAGAGTCTCAGTGGAGTTATCGACCGACACACCCGTCGAGACTCATTTCCAAAGTTTCCACATGATGAGAGGACAACCACAGATTGTACCTGGTGGTTTGATATGAATGAGCCAATATCTTGCAATCAACTGTTAGAGGATAACGTCATTACTATTGATCAATTCCGTCGATGG AACCCTACCATCACTGCCGAGTGCGGAGGTATGGCTGTAGGCAATTCGTATTGTGTCGAAGCCTGGTTTGAGTCAATccctcagcctcagcctgGGACCTCTGCAAAACCAACTGCTACTAAGCCTACGCAGGGCACGCCGGTCAAACCCACTAACG GGGTCAAGACACCCGAGCCACTTCAACCAGATGTTGTTAGCAATTGCAAAACATTTCACTTCGTTCAGAAAGGCGAAACTTGCTCTTCAATCGCGGTGAAGAATAAGATCTCCCTCTCAAAGTTTCTGGAATGGAACTCCGAGGCTCAGTCAGACTGCTCTGGCCTCTGGTCGGATGCATGGGCTTGCGTTATGACACTTGACTACAAGGAAAATAATAACACACCAACACCTTCGCCAACCACGCCATCAAACGG CATCAATACTCCCCAGCCCACACAACTTATTCTCGCCGACAATTGCAACAAATTCTATTTTGTAAAGTCAGGAGAAAGCTGCGCATATCTTGCTTCCAAATATTCCATCACCAAATCTGAATTTCTAAAGTGGAATCCGTCAGTTGAGAGTGACTGTGGTGGCTTGTGGGCTGAAGCCTGGGCGTGTGTCTCGGTGATCGGCCACCAAAAGCCGTCGACTACTGCCAAGCCAACAGCCACTGCAAAGCCTTCAGCAACAAATAACGTACCAACGCCCGTTCAGGCCGGGATTGCCGAGGGATGCAACAAATACCATCTCGTGCAGAAGACCACGACTTGTGACTCGATTGAGAAGCATTACACTCTTCCATTTGCCACCTTCTTTAAGTGGAATCCTTCAGTGGGAAATAACTGCCAGTCCCTGTTGGCTGGATACTATGTCTGTGTAAGCGTTACTGGTTGGACACCGACCCCCACAACCGGCAACAACGGAGTCGAGACGCCTCTACCCATACAGAACGGAATGACCAGCTCGTGCAACAAGTTTCACCTCATTTCCAAGACAACGACATGTTCATCAATCGAGTCATACTACAAGATCGACATGACGGATTTCATGAAGTGGAATACTGCTATCAACCGATCGTGTACTAACCTGTTGGCTGGTTACAATGTGTGCATTGGGGTTATTGGACAGAAGCCAAAGCCTAGCCCGACTACTCCCGCTGGTGTACAGACCCCATCACCTGTCCAGACAAACATGGTCAAAGGCTGTAAGAAGTTTCATCTTATCAAGCCAACGACTACATGCGCATCTATTCAGAATTACTATAAGATCTCTTGGGCCAATCTATATAAATGGAATCCCGCTATTGGATCTGCATGTACCTTGTTGTGGGAGAAGTACTGGGTGTGTGTGGCTGCTTGA